One Brassica napus cultivar Da-Ae chromosome A5, Da-Ae, whole genome shotgun sequence DNA window includes the following coding sequences:
- the LOC125609230 gene encoding mitogen-activated protein kinase kinase kinase 20-like has protein sequence MEFMKTLGKGSYGSVDLMRLTKPDGTEPCYHAVKSSYAHDYESLRREFRILSKLRNCPRIVQTLGPMSSGVNDYGVRVFKMSMEYAAGGSLASFMETRTLSDSMIRDFTLMILQGLVSVHSHGYVHCDLKPENLLVFPRHVGGLQSTYELKLSDFGMSTKAGEESEFWEFDSPFLGTPLYMSPESVQEGVAEKALDLWSLGCVVLEMYTGEPTWPFADSEDLMPELLNGNAPEIPQSLPWDARQFLKTCFARNPDERGSAEELLKHPLLRNVSDQKKVMVTGAGGKRESVGVLKPGDTTKKHLRVKIIPPKPLQFKKVSHRPLRLKIIPPKPPGCKLVPV, from the coding sequence ATGGAGTTTATGAAAACCTTAGGAAAAGGCTCGTATGGTTCCGTCGATCTCATGAGATTAACAAAGCCAGACGGCACGGAGCCATGCTACCATGCAGTGAAAAGCTCCTACGCTCACGACTACGAGTCTCTTCGCAGAGAGTTTCGGATACTTTCCAAACTTAGAAACTGCCCTAGAATCGTGCAAACCCTAGGGCCGATGTCGAGCGGTGTTAATGATTATGGAGTCAGAGTTTTTAAGATGTCGATGGAGTACGCAGCTGGTGGAAGTTTAGCTTCTTTCATGGAAACAAGAACGTTGTCTGACTCGATGATCAGAGACTTTACGCTCATGATTCTTCAAGGACTTGTCTCTGTTCATAGTCACGGTTATGTTCATTGCGATCTCAAACCGGAGAATCTCCTTGTGTTCCCGCGTCATGTTGGTGGCTTGCAATCCACGTATGAGTTGAAGTTATCTGATTTTGGAATGTCTACAAAAGCTGGAGAGGAGTCAGAGTTTTGGGAGTTTGATTCTCCGTTCTTGGGAACGCCTCTTTACATGTCTCCGGAGTCTGTTCAGGAGGGTGTTGCGGAGAAGGCGTTGGATCTGTGGTCGTTGGGTTGCGTTGTTTTGGAGATGTACACCGGAGAGCCGACATGGCCTTTTGCGGATTCGGAGGATCTTATGCCTGAACTGTTGAATGGGAACGCACCAGAGATTCCTCAGTCTCTTCCTTGGGACGCAAGGCAGTTTCTGAAGACGTGTTTCGCAAGGAATCCGGATGAGAGAGGAAGCGCTGAGGAGTTGTTGAAGCATCCGCTTCTTAGGAATGTTTCTGATCAGAAGAAAGTGATGGTTACCGGCGCCGGAGGTAAGAGAGAATCGGTGGGTGTGCTGAAACCTGGAGATACTACAAAGAAGCACTTAAGAGTGAAGATTATTCCACCAAAGCCATTACAGTTTAAGAAAGTTTCTCATAGACCCTTGAGGTTGAAGATTATACCTCCAAAACCACCAGGATGCAAGCTCGTTCCTGTTTAG
- the LOC106454494 gene encoding RING-H2 finger protein ATL40 produces the protein MSSDNRNNDHVIDPDRLFWQNTASYNGSSKILLVTIVAFSIIIIIVFTYHLYERFIVRRRRSTFQGHSFTVVTQPPKRGLDKVAIASLPTFVVGVNGDDVPATECAVCLALLEEKDTARMLPNCKHVFHMTCVDTWLTTHSTCPICRTEVEPNQRLEPEPREGPVGDGASSSEYKSSGSTVVRLDSFRRILTRKRSLDRNDHSGVDQDRVVDLERQ, from the coding sequence ATGAGCTCTGACAACAGAAACAATGATCACGTAATCGATCCCGACCGTTTGTTCTGGCAAAACACGGCTTCTTACAATGGCAGCAGCAAGATTTTACTTGTAACCATCGTAGCTTTCTCTATTATTATCATCATCGTCTTTACTTATCATCTATACGAAAGATTCATCGTCCGCCGCCGTAGATCCACCTTCCAAGGCCACTCTTTCACAGTTGTTACTCAGCCGCCCAAACGTGGCCTCGACAAAGTTGCCATTGCTTCTCTCCCTACATTCGTGGTTGGAGTCAACGGTGATGACGTACCAGCTACGGAATGTGCGGTGTGCCTAGCCTTGTTGGAGGAGAAAGATACGGCAAGGATGTTACCGAACTGCAAGCATGTTTTCCATATGACATGCGTTGACACATGGCTCACCACACACTCTACTTGCCCCATTTGTAGAACTGAAGTCGAGCCGAATCAAAGGCTTGAGCCTGAGCCAAGAGAAGGGCCAGTTGGTGACGGTGCATCTTCGTCGGAGTACAAGAGTAGCGGGTCAACGGTTGTGCGATTAGATTCGTTTCGGAGGATTTTGACAAGGAAAAGATCTTTGGACAGGAACGATCATTCTGGCGTTGACCAAGATCGTGTAGTAGATCTTGAAAGACAATGA
- the LOC106454493 gene encoding RING-H2 finger protein ATL40, protein MSSDNINNGHGIHPDFWQNAASYHGSSKILIVIILVFSIFILVVCAYHLYPRFVLRGRRRSTFQGHSPTLVTQPPKHGLEIVVIDSLPTFVVEVNGNHDVSATECAVCLALLEEKDAARMLPNCKHVFHVACVDTWLATHSTCPICRSEVEPNKRLEPEPREGPVGDGASSSDYKSGGSSVVRLDLFPRILTRERSSDRIDHSRVDQDRVLDLERQ, encoded by the coding sequence ATGAGCTCGGACAACATAAATAATGGTCACGGAATACATCCTGACTTCTGGCAAAACGCCGCTTCTTACCATGGCAGCAGCAAGATTTTAATTGTCATCATCCttgttttttctattttcatcCTTGTCGTCTGCGCTTATCATCTATACCCAAGATTCGTTCTCCGCGGCCGCCGTAGATCCACCTTCCAAGGCCACTCTCCCACCCTCGTTACTCAGCCACCCAAACATGGCCTCGAAATAGTTGTCATTGATTCTCTCCCTACATTCGTGGTTGAAGTCAACGGTAATCATGACGTCTCGGCTACCGAATGTGCGGTGTGTCTAGCCTTGTTGGAAGAGAAAGATGCGGCGAGGATGTTACCGAACTGCAAGCACGTTTTCCACGTGGCATGCGTTGACACATGGCTCGCAACACACTCCACTTGTCCTATTTGTAGAAGTGAAGTCGAGCCGAATAAAAGGCTTGAGCCTGAGCCAAGAGAAGGCCCAGTTGGCGACGGTGCATCTTCGTCGGATTACAAGAGTGGTGGGTCATCGGTTGTGAGGTTAgatttgtttccgaggattttGACAAGGGAAAGATCTTCGGACAGGATCGATCATTCTCGCGTTGACCAAGATCGTGTATTAGATCTTGAAAGACAATGA
- the LOC106450625 gene encoding E3 ubiquitin-protein ligase ATL41 codes for MSSDNRDHYWFNGHGHHSFWPNPSTYDRNSKIMLAAVVSLSAVILFVFILHLYARFVLRRRRETFRGLPVVVRHPFQTPKHGLDLTLIASLPSFTVRDVASAIECAVCLSMLEEQDTARELPSCKHVFHVDCVDKWLTACSTCPVCRTEVQPRPRLEPEPREGPVGGDGVSSPPTALPFLDDVLPVEAAASSSSGDKTAVPPVSRLDSFRKILTRERSSNRINHSCVDQERVPDHV; via the coding sequence ATGAGCTCCGACAATAGAGATCATTACTGGTTCAACGGTCATGGACACCACTCCTTCTGGCCTAACCCTTCTACTTATGACCGCAACAGCAAGATCATGCTCGCAGCCGTCGTCTCTTTATCAGCAGTGATCCTCTTTGTCTTCATTCTCCATCTCTACGCAAGGTTCGTTCTCCGTCGCCGCAGAGAGACTTTCCGCGGCCTCCCCGTCGTCGTCCGACACCCTTTCCAGACGCCAAAACATGGCCTCGACCTGACACTCATCGCTTCTCTCCCTAGTTTCACCGTCCGTGACGTGGCGTCGGCTATCGAATGCGCCGTGTGTCTAAGCATGTTGGAGGAGCAAGACACGGCTAGAGAGCTGCCGAGCTGCAAACACGTCTTCCATGTTGATTGTGTTGACAAGTGGCTCACCGCTTGCTCCACATGTCCTGTTTGTCGGACTGAAGTTCAGCCAAGGCCGAGACTTGAGCCTGAGCCGAGAGAAGGACCGGTCGGTGGTGACGGTGTCTCCTCACCACCGACTGCGCTGCCGTTTTTGGACGACGTCTTGCCGGTGGAAGCTGCggcatcttcttcttcgggTGACAAAACAGCCGTGCCGCCAGTTTCACGATTAGATTCGTTTAGAAAAATCTTGACAAGGGAGAGATCATCGAACAGGATCAACCATTCTTGTGTTGACCAAGAACGTGTACCGGATCATGTATAA
- the LOC106450626 gene encoding PLASMODESMATA CALLOSE-BINDING PROTEIN 5, with protein sequence MIGYTPSQFHFHYLLMHLSLVITLTSAQFGGQASETDLWCVAKNNAEDSSLQAAIDWACGPGGTDCAGIQQGGPCYDPSDIVKTASYVFNNYYLKNGPEDEACNFSNSAAVTSLNPSQGTCKLPSSKRVSNGNIVDATTSTQGTSTQESSDFNRAGRIFSSIWSLPFIILGLVMINHHF encoded by the exons ATGATTGGTTATACTCCTTCTCAGTTTCACTTCCACTACCTCCTAATGCATCTCTCCCTCGTCATCACCTTGACATCTGCGCAGTTCGGTGGACAGGCGTCAGAGACGGATCTCTGGTGCGTGGCGAAGAACAACGCAGAAGATTCGTCTCTTCAAGCAGCCATTGACTGGGCTTGTGGTCCCGGTGGCACCGACTGCGCCGGGATCCAGCAAGGTGGACCCTGCTACGATCCATCAGATATAGTGAAAACGGCGTCGtatgtttttaataactattacctGAAGAATGGTCCCGAAGATGAAGCTTGCAACTTTAGTAACAGTGCAGCTGTTACTTCCCTTAATCCTA gTCAAGGAACATGCAAACTCCCTTCaag TAAGAGAGTGAGCAATGGCAATATCGTGGATGCAACCACTTCAACGCAGGGAACAAGTACACAAGAATCCTCAGATTttaaccgagcgggacggatcTTCAGCAGCATCTGGTCGTTGCCTTTCATCATTCTAGGCCTTGTTATGATCAATCATCATTTTTAG